In Anoplopoma fimbria isolate UVic2021 breed Golden Eagle Sablefish chromosome 7, Afim_UVic_2022, whole genome shotgun sequence, the DNA window AGGGCGCAACATAGCCTCTTTTCCAGCTATGAGACCAGTGATGTGACTGGCTGAGAGAGTTTTTAAAAATCACCACACATGGGGATTAATATTCACCGTAGCCCGGCCATTTTACGTTGCACTGCTGCACATACATGAACCAAGATACAAGGTGTACATTGCGACGCCAACTCAGTCCTACCACCTTGCACTCAgcatttattattcaaatttCAACTGTGCTCCGTAAACACAATGCATGCTTTTGCACCCTGGTAGAACCGGGCCTGACTTCTCGCTCTTACTACTACGTCCTTTGCTCTGAGCATCCAATTCTGATTCGAATAGGTTTACATTAGAGTTGGTTGAAAGACTTGTCTTGCTTGTTGGGACACAATGCAAGTCCCCACAACGTATATAACCATTCAATTTAGGGCTGGGGATGTGGTTGGGGTTGCATGTACTAGTCATTTTTGTTAGGGTAAATCATCAGCTAAGTCAGTGtaagttcatgtgtgtgtgtaaagtgagGAGAAAAATCAAATTCCTTAACAGTTGCAGAATAGAAATTTATTGAAATACAATTTCATCAAAAACTATACAGtgcattctttctctttttatttcattgacaTTTCCAACATTATTTGGTTTCATCAATAGATACTATTTACAAAATGTCCTTTAGTTCaaattcataaatataaataaaatgtctacATTCTTTGGTCTCTTGTCTGTGTTTAGTGGTTATTGCAAAGAATTAAACTACTTGTATACATGATCTTTATGTTCATTCAAAAGGTTGACcatatatttacttttctgttgtttaatGTAGTCAATGACATGACTTAACTGCAATGTaattttatcattcattttgCCATGATTGTTGTTAAAGTGAGGTAAAGCCAATCTTTTTTTGTGAGTTTGATGAATTTGATTATAATCTGGAAGTCTCTATGTACTTAAACTGCTCCTGAGTCACTACTGTTAGTATTAATTGTGGTGCaactattttttgtttatttatagctGCATATGAAGTCAAGAGTCTGCCAAGCCTCAagcaaaaacatataaaaaggttcagtttgtttgtatGAGTGACATAATGGTTAATCACTTGCATAAATCAAGTTTTCGAGAAAAACCTCCCTTAcatcacattttacaaaagcacacaaaaaaaacccacacaaacacacgctcatAAAGATCTTTACAGACATCAAAAAGTGTGAATTTcccattttgtttctttagttACTTAAGTTACTGGGTGACTGATCCAGAGCAGGTGTTAGTCTGCCTGAATTAATTTCAATTGATTTTAGTAGAACATTTCAGAGTCACATGGTAGATCTGCAGAGATcttgatgctttttttcattctttgacAACACATGGAGGAAACCCTGGTTTTGATAGCAACTTGTTAGAGAGCTGAttctttttcagtttaataAGTTAAAGTGGATTTTCTCCAACATTCAAAACAAGTcgaaatagaaagaaaaagggtTGTATTTCAATAATTTACCAGAGTTTGTAGCGCTTAACTGACTAAATTTGGCTCTTATCCTGGTGAACATTAGGGATGCAGCATACTGCTAGATGTGTCAGTAGCGGGACTTGCGGCACATGTCACAGCGACACGCCTTCGCCGTCAGGATCTCCATTTCGTCATGGTGACGACCTCGAGGGCAGTCCAGGCGAACTTTGACCTGAGTGAAGTCAAACCAGAGAACATGAACAACcagtaaaaatgataaaaccTAAAGCCTGTAGTTAACCCCCTCTTATCCTTTCCTCTCACCTTAGCATCCTTGCTGATGGTGCAGCATCGTGAAGCGGAGGTGATGTTATGGGTGAAGTTGGAGGCCACCAGCACCGAGTATCTGGATGGGAAGGCGCTGGACTCGCAGTAGCCCACGCAGGCGTAGACCAGGTGGGTGCCTTTACATGTTCCACGGCGGTCACTGCGGATGGTAACGTTGAAAGCTGGAGAGTGGTGAGAGAAGATGGAGGGATGAGTGAGGTTGAAGGGAATCAaggactgtatgtgtgtgattgtttgggATTCAGCATTTAAAGAAATCAGAACATTGTCAAATCTATTGTGATGTAACTTATATAATCAAGTTAGAAGGACTTTTGATGCAGCTGTTCTCAAGACCAAATAAATGGATGTTATTTTTCAAGACACaggaaaagcatttttaaactgtgtgtgttactcacGGTGTAGGTGACATCCTGGGGTGAGGCCGTCGTAGCTCCAACCAATGGGAGAGAAGAGCAGGAGCAGAGACATCACTGGTAGGACCAGCAGGCAGAAATGTGAGGTTAGGCACAGCGACATCTGGATGGCAGCCTGGAGGGTCCAAACAGAGCAACAAAGTATGTAAGACGTAACTGTGACTTAAGACCAGAGGAAATCTGAAACTGAACTGTATTCACAAGGTTTTTATGCAAAAAAGAATTCCAACTTAAACTTCTTTTTGCTTTTGGTCTTGTGAAATAGCCAACTATAAAGTTTGACCTCTtcagacttttgaaaaatcaacCAACTGAGAAAATGATAGACATCTTTAACTTGTGATGAGGCAGTGAGGATAATAATAATCCAGGCTACTTAaaatatcttatcttaacatgtTTTCTGAGCTGAAGAAGCTGAAAAAGCCGCTGCTGAGTTTCTATCAACCTTTGGTGATCCCTTCCTGCTGAACTCCTTTATCAAACCTTAAATCAAAGTGTTGCCCAGAGCCCCCTCCCTTATCTACCAAGGTGATTTCCCATCCTGTGCATATGCCTGTGTGTCACTCAGTTCAGTAACAGctaatgtgaataaaaacaatacagtcTTTGTCTTTTCAATATGCCTCATTAACCAACTACACGCTGACACACGCATACGtacacagctcacacacaccGACTGGTACAAACTTACAAGTAGCTGCACCGCAACATTGtcaaaaaacagacataaatatatcctttaaaatagagaaaagccAAAGGATCACGTGTGCTTCTGTGTTTTCCGTCACAAGCATGAAAGCATACAGTGCATATATTGTATGTACATGAATACATACATGCATGATCTTGAGTGAGTGTCCATGCATTCACATGCTCACGACCCCCCCTaaccgtcacacacacacacactccaacacgTGTGTAAACAATAAAGTCATGTTTTCCTGGGAATTTGGTGATCCTGACCCTTGCCCTCTAAAATGGCAGCTCTTTTCCAGCTCCGCTTCCCCTTCGACTGGAGCTTTGGGAATAGTGTGGTGATGGTGGAACGGCCCTGGGGACGCCATTAACGCTGCTGGTACGAACAAATTAACGGgtcaggactgtgtgtgtgtgtgtgtgtgtgtgtgaggccatTAACCCGGTGTCAGCTGGTGGGCAGGGGGAAATGCCCGGCTTTTCCCTCTTATGTGGGGTTTCCATGCCTGAAGGTTCGGTTTGTCTTTGAGGAAAGTGGGTTGTGATACGCTGCACCCTGCTAGAGGGAGGGCCGGTGTTCAAGACCACCAATACAGCCAACGGAATATATATTCCCCAGAAAAGAAACTTACTGCTTGGAAAAGGATTCCATGCACACAAAAGCCTTGTCAAAATCAAGTTTGGTCAGTCAGTGCTGCctttaaagataatttaaaaaGTGTGCGTAGATGGAATGTTCTACTcacaaaacacttaaacatGTGTCTTTAAAACAACCTCCAGAACTGAAGAGACTGCAAACTAACTACTGCTTAAAGGAACTAAGTTTAAACATAACGTTTGACGTTCGGAGGAGGAAATTCTTCAATCTAAATCACCCAAATGATCCTCTGTTCTCTCAAATTCAGCTCACGTTGTTTGAATAATTTAGTTCATAGACCAGGTTGCAGTGGaagattttacttttaattagaAATTATAAAATTGACGTAATTTGGACCATCTGCATCATTACACACAGGTGTAATCAGTTTTTTTCCGCAAAGTCAAGAACCTGAAACCTCTACTAAT includes these proteins:
- the gpha2 gene encoding glycoprotein hormone alpha-2, which codes for MRLRADTLTHTCQSPHVHRNPEAALSTSRPQAAIQMSLCLTSHFCLLVLPVMSLLLLFSPIGWSYDGLTPGCHLHPFNVTIRSDRRGTCKGTHLVYACVGYCESSAFPSRYSVLVASNFTHNITSASRCCTISKDAKVKVRLDCPRGRHHDEMEILTAKACRCDMCRKSRY